Proteins encoded in a region of the Ancylobacter sp. SL191 genome:
- a CDS encoding MFS transporter, with protein sequence MFGADKGRSVQDYIDEMPVWADGTPVGSTPMTGMQWRIWWLAAFGKFFEGMVVFTTAVALPLISAEFGLGATEHGVIGAASLAGILVGALLLGGLSDTFGRKFMFVVEMILFMIFLVLLSVSPTYFWLAVFLFGVGVALGCDYPTAHLIISESIPSANRGRLVLAAFGFQALGALAGTAVGYAVLVNDPTVSAWRLMYAAVILPAAIVTVGRFFITESAPWLFAQGRTMEAAHETARLLSREPAYPHQVELATPAAGAGASGHGAGASGWRELFTRRNRRATILASVPWFMQDLSTYGIGLFTPTILAAAFGHGGPVTHDVTDIVASQVLAAEGAALIDTLLIAGIFAAVLLADRVGRIPLQIIGFIGCAAGLLLAAMSHYYPDPGRTLLIFAGFMLFNFMTNVGPNAQTYLIAGEVFPTRVRGKGAGLAAATGKIGAVLTAFLFPILLADIGTTALLIGLALTSFAGAAITWAFRVETMGADLERLHQRAADDSLDTIAGAAREPA encoded by the coding sequence ATGTTCGGCGCGGATAAGGGACGGTCGGTCCAGGACTATATTGACGAGATGCCGGTGTGGGCCGATGGCACGCCGGTCGGCTCTACACCGATGACCGGCATGCAATGGCGGATCTGGTGGCTCGCCGCCTTCGGCAAATTCTTCGAGGGCATGGTGGTGTTCACCACCGCCGTCGCCCTGCCGCTGATTTCCGCCGAATTCGGTCTCGGCGCCACCGAGCACGGCGTCATCGGCGCGGCGAGCCTCGCCGGTATTCTGGTCGGCGCGCTGCTGCTGGGCGGGCTGTCCGACACGTTCGGGCGCAAGTTCATGTTCGTGGTCGAGATGATCCTGTTCATGATCTTTCTCGTCCTGCTGTCGGTGAGCCCGACCTATTTCTGGCTGGCAGTCTTCCTGTTCGGCGTCGGCGTGGCGCTGGGCTGCGACTATCCGACGGCGCATCTCATCATTTCGGAGAGCATTCCGAGCGCCAATCGCGGCCGGCTGGTGCTGGCGGCCTTCGGTTTCCAGGCGCTGGGGGCGCTGGCCGGTACGGCAGTCGGCTATGCGGTGCTGGTGAACGATCCGACCGTCTCCGCCTGGCGGCTGATGTATGCGGCGGTGATCCTGCCCGCCGCCATCGTCACCGTCGGGCGTTTCTTCATCACTGAATCCGCGCCCTGGCTGTTCGCGCAGGGGCGGACGATGGAGGCGGCGCACGAGACCGCCCGGCTGCTCTCTCGCGAGCCCGCCTATCCGCACCAGGTCGAGCTGGCGACGCCCGCCGCCGGGGCAGGGGCGTCAGGACACGGAGCCGGGGCCTCCGGCTGGCGCGAGCTGTTCACCCGCCGCAACCGGCGGGCGACGATCCTCGCTTCCGTGCCGTGGTTCATGCAGGATCTCAGCACCTATGGCATCGGGCTGTTCACCCCCACCATCCTCGCCGCCGCCTTCGGCCATGGCGGGCCGGTCACTCATGACGTGACCGACATCGTCGCCAGCCAGGTGCTGGCGGCCGAGGGCGCGGCGCTGATCGACACGCTGCTGATCGCCGGTATCTTCGCGGCGGTGCTGCTGGCCGACCGGGTGGGGCGCATTCCCTTGCAGATCATCGGCTTCATCGGCTGCGCCGCCGGCCTGCTGCTGGCCGCCATGTCGCATTACTATCCCGATCCCGGCCGCACCCTGCTGATCTTTGCCGGCTTCATGCTGTTCAACTTCATGACCAATGTCGGCCCGAACGCGCAGACCTATCTGATCGCCGGCGAGGTGTTTCCGACCCGCGTGCGCGGCAAGGGCGCGGGGCTGGCCGCCGCCACCGGCAAGATCGGCGCGGTGCTGACCGCGTTCCTGTTTCCCATCCTGCTGGCCGATATCGGCACCACCGCGCTGCTGATCGGCCTCGCCCTGACCTCCTTTGCCGGCGCGGCGATCACCTGGGCGTTCCGGGTGGAGACCATGGGCGCGGATCTCGAACGCCTGCACCAGCGCGCGGCGGACGATAGCCTCGACACGATCGCCGGTGCGGCGCGCGAGCCCGCCTGA
- a CDS encoding linear amide C-N hydrolase produces the protein MKRFHRLGLAACAALALSNLQAEACTRFVYETGTGGYIVGRSMDWMADPETDLWSFPRGMARNGGAGDGSITWTSKYGSVIASFYNVATVDGMNEAGLMANTLYLAESDYGDAKASGKKLISVGAWTQYALDNFATVAEAVEALSKEPFAIVAPVLPDGNKATGHLSLADKTGDSAIFEYVDGKLVIHHSPKYTVMTNSPPFDQQLAISTYWKNIDGLDFLPGTINSADRFVRMSWALNATPKQKEEPLAVASAFSLIRSISVPLGLASPGKPNIAATIWRSIGDLGAKRYYFESAYSPSIFWVDLDKLNLAAGAKPARLDLSTHPVLSGEASARFAPSEPFPFLAQ, from the coding sequence GTGAAACGCTTTCATCGTCTTGGTCTCGCCGCCTGTGCGGCGCTCGCGCTCAGCAATCTTCAGGCCGAGGCCTGCACCCGCTTCGTCTATGAGACGGGAACGGGCGGCTACATCGTCGGTCGATCAATGGACTGGATGGCGGATCCCGAAACCGATCTTTGGTCCTTCCCGCGCGGCATGGCGCGCAATGGCGGCGCGGGCGATGGGTCGATCACCTGGACGTCCAAATACGGCTCGGTGATCGCCTCCTTCTACAATGTGGCGACCGTCGACGGCATGAACGAGGCGGGCCTGATGGCCAATACGCTCTATCTGGCGGAGAGCGACTATGGCGACGCGAAGGCGTCGGGCAAGAAGCTGATCTCGGTCGGCGCCTGGACGCAATATGCGCTCGACAATTTCGCCACCGTCGCCGAAGCGGTCGAGGCCCTTTCGAAGGAGCCCTTCGCCATCGTCGCGCCCGTGCTGCCCGACGGCAACAAAGCGACCGGCCACCTCTCGCTGGCCGACAAGACCGGCGACAGCGCCATCTTCGAATATGTCGATGGCAAGCTCGTGATCCATCACAGCCCCAAATACACGGTGATGACCAACTCGCCGCCCTTCGACCAGCAACTGGCCATCAGCACCTACTGGAAGAACATTGACGGGCTGGACTTCCTGCCGGGCACCATCAACTCCGCCGACCGCTTCGTGCGCATGAGCTGGGCACTCAACGCCACGCCGAAGCAGAAGGAGGAGCCCCTGGCCGTGGCTTCCGCCTTCTCGCTGATCCGCTCCATCTCCGTGCCGCTCGGCCTCGCCTCGCCCGGCAAGCCGAACATCGCCGCCACCATCTGGCGCTCGATCGGGGATCTTGGCGCGAAGCGCTATTATTTCGAGTCGGCCTACAGCCCCTCGATCTTCTGGGTGGACCTGGACAAGCTGAACCTCGCGGCTGGGGCCAAGCCGGCCCGCCTTGACCTCTCGACCCATCCGGTCCTCTCCGGCGAGGCGTCGGCCCGCTTCGCACCCAGCGAGCCGTTCCCCTTCCTCGCCCAGTAA
- a CDS encoding usg protein has product MASREAAAPGVRPASADFVRQLAGYGLTTAQILYRMPDHPALLQTYLWQHYDLYPHFPELNRFLDFWKRELEGPLHSVTIAHSRLIKPAELRTVDGVFQMH; this is encoded by the coding sequence ATGGCATCTCGTGAAGCAGCCGCACCTGGCGTGCGTCCCGCATCGGCCGATTTCGTCCGGCAGCTCGCCGGTTATGGCCTAACCACCGCCCAGATCCTCTACCGCATGCCGGACCACCCGGCGCTGCTGCAGACCTATCTCTGGCAGCACTACGACCTTTATCCCCATTTCCCGGAGCTGAACCGCTTTCTCGACTTCTGGAAGCGCGAGCTGGAAGGGCCGCTGCACTCGGTCACCATTGCGCATTCAAGGCTGATCAAGCCGGCGGAACTGCGCACGGTCGACGGGGTGTTCCAGATGCACTGA
- a CDS encoding ABC transporter permease, with protein MSGSLRRIGAMMRKEFLQLLRDRVSFASMIMIPLLQLVLFGYAINTTPRHLPTAVLAHENTSLTRALLAALENTKYFAVTHHPRTEAEAERLMRSGDVLFVVEIPAGFERAVRRGESPALLVAADATDPVASGSALAALSRLVDAAVTRERFAVDGGPRGSGLEDQPPPFEIITHARYNPAAVTQLNIVPGLLGTILTMTMLIFTALSVTREIERGTMETLLAMPIRPVEVMLGKIAPYVLVGAGQAALIVLAGIGLFAVPVVGSLGLLTALTALFIVANLSIGYTFSTLAQNQLQAVQMTFMYFLPNILLSGFMFPFAGMPRWAQWISETLPLTHYLRMVRGILLKGATASDLATDIAGLTAIMLVAMLIAVSRFRQTLD; from the coding sequence ATGAGCGGCTCGCTGCGCCGGATCGGCGCCATGATGCGCAAGGAGTTCCTGCAATTGCTGCGGGACCGGGTGTCCTTCGCCAGCATGATCATGATCCCGCTGCTGCAGCTCGTGCTGTTCGGCTACGCCATCAACACCACGCCGCGGCATCTGCCGACTGCCGTGCTGGCGCATGAGAACACCTCGCTCACCCGCGCTTTGCTTGCCGCGCTGGAGAACACCAAATACTTCGCCGTCACCCATCATCCGCGCACCGAGGCCGAAGCCGAGCGGTTGATGCGCTCGGGCGACGTGCTGTTCGTGGTGGAGATCCCCGCCGGCTTTGAGAGGGCGGTGCGGCGGGGGGAAAGCCCGGCGCTTCTGGTGGCGGCGGACGCTACTGACCCCGTGGCCTCGGGCAGCGCGCTCGCGGCGCTGAGCCGGCTGGTCGATGCGGCGGTGACGCGGGAGCGTTTCGCGGTCGATGGCGGGCCGCGCGGCAGCGGGCTGGAGGACCAGCCTCCCCCCTTCGAGATCATCACCCATGCCCGTTACAACCCGGCGGCGGTGACGCAGCTCAACATCGTGCCCGGCCTGCTCGGCACCATCCTCACGATGACCATGCTGATCTTCACCGCGCTCTCGGTGACGCGGGAGATCGAGCGCGGGACGATGGAAACGCTGCTCGCCATGCCAATCCGCCCGGTCGAGGTGATGCTCGGCAAGATCGCGCCCTATGTGCTGGTCGGCGCCGGGCAGGCGGCGCTGATCGTATTGGCGGGAATCGGGCTGTTCGCCGTGCCGGTGGTGGGCTCGCTCGGGCTGCTCACCGCGCTCACCGCGCTGTTCATCGTGGCGAACCTCTCCATCGGCTACACCTTCTCGACGCTGGCGCAGAACCAGCTTCAGGCGGTGCAGATGACCTTCATGTACTTCCTGCCCAATATCCTGCTGTCCGGCTTCATGTTCCCCTTCGCCGGCATGCCGCGCTGGGCGCAATGGATTTCCGAGACCCTGCCACTCACCCATTATCTGCGCATGGTGCGCGGCATCCTGCTCAAGGGCGCGACGGCTAGCGACCTCGCCACGGACATTGCCGGGCTGACCGCGATCATGCTGGTCGCCATGCTGATCGCCGTCAGCCGCTTCCGGCAGACACTCGATTGA
- a CDS encoding esterase-like activity of phytase family protein → MRSLLLAGVSALVLGLAVPSAQAQSPAPVFNRIATFNVIDNLPAGADAAKPTSAEIITFTEDGNTLIYSDSPGQRIGFVDITDPAAPKPAGVVALEGEPTTTVVIGGKAYVGVNTSESKSKPSGHLAVVDIASRKVEDKVDLGGQPDAVTKSPDGRFLAIAIENERDEDINEGALPQLPAGNLTYFEVKDGRVVDASKKVVELTGLASVAPEDPEPEYLDINSKNEVVVTLQENNHIVVVDLNTGKVTSSFSAGTVSLDKIDTKKDGVIDLTSAMKDTPREPDTVQWLDDDRFVIANEGDWKGGTRGFSIFDKTGKLLFDSGVAPEHMAVRVGHYPDKRNKKGIEMEGAEVATFDGQKLIFVASERGSLVYVYRDKGGTEAPEFLQVLPGGVGPEGLMAIPKRDLFVTAAETDLREDGGIGSVVTVYQRQPGAKPAYPTILSENGPDGLPIWWSALSGFAADPKEPGKLYAVTDSAYAQARILTVDATSLPAKITKATVLTVDGKPAKGLDLEGIAVRPEGGFWVASEGNPEKKENPTQNLLVRVDADGTVAEQIALPEALAAQATRFGFEGVAVTGSGADETVWLAVQREWKDDPKGFVKILAYKPADKSWTYVRYPLDKPAKGWMGLSELTAYKDGFLVIERDNQVGPNAKTKKLTFVSLKGVTPAALGSEAQPPVLTKTEVKDLLPLLAAPHGYVLDKVESFAIDAAGNAFIVTDNDGVDGSSGETEFFAIGKLN, encoded by the coding sequence ATGCGCTCGCTTCTTCTCGCCGGTGTGTCGGCCCTGGTGTTGGGCCTTGCCGTGCCTAGCGCGCAGGCCCAGTCGCCCGCGCCGGTGTTCAACCGCATCGCTACCTTCAATGTGATCGACAACCTGCCGGCTGGTGCGGATGCCGCGAAGCCGACCTCGGCGGAAATCATCACCTTCACTGAAGACGGCAATACGCTGATCTACAGCGACAGCCCCGGCCAGCGCATCGGCTTTGTCGACATCACCGACCCGGCGGCGCCGAAGCCGGCCGGCGTGGTGGCGCTCGAGGGCGAGCCGACCACCACGGTGGTGATCGGCGGCAAGGCCTATGTCGGGGTGAACACCTCGGAATCGAAGTCCAAGCCCTCCGGCCATCTCGCGGTGGTCGACATCGCCTCGCGCAAGGTCGAGGACAAGGTGGATCTCGGCGGCCAGCCGGACGCCGTCACCAAGAGCCCGGACGGGCGCTTCCTCGCCATCGCGATCGAGAATGAGCGCGACGAAGACATCAATGAGGGCGCCCTGCCGCAGCTGCCGGCTGGCAACCTGACCTATTTCGAGGTCAAGGACGGCCGTGTCGTCGACGCCTCGAAGAAGGTGGTCGAGCTCACCGGCCTCGCATCTGTCGCGCCGGAAGACCCGGAGCCGGAATATCTCGACATCAATTCCAAGAACGAAGTGGTCGTCACCCTGCAGGAGAACAACCACATCGTCGTGGTCGATCTCAACACCGGCAAGGTGACCAGCAGCTTCTCCGCCGGCACGGTCTCGCTCGACAAGATCGACACCAAGAAGGACGGCGTGATCGACCTCACCAGCGCGATGAAGGACACGCCGCGCGAGCCCGATACGGTGCAGTGGCTCGACGATGACCGCTTCGTCATCGCCAATGAAGGCGACTGGAAGGGCGGCACGCGCGGCTTCTCCATCTTCGACAAGACCGGCAAGCTGCTGTTCGACTCCGGCGTCGCGCCGGAACACATGGCCGTGCGCGTCGGGCACTATCCCGACAAGCGCAACAAGAAGGGCATCGAGATGGAGGGCGCGGAAGTCGCCACCTTCGATGGCCAGAAGCTGATCTTCGTCGCCTCCGAGCGCGGCTCGCTGGTCTATGTCTACCGCGACAAGGGCGGCACCGAAGCCCCCGAGTTCCTGCAGGTTCTGCCGGGCGGCGTCGGCCCGGAGGGGCTGATGGCGATCCCCAAGCGGGACCTGTTCGTGACCGCCGCTGAGACCGACCTGCGCGAGGATGGCGGCATCGGTTCCGTGGTCACCGTGTATCAGCGTCAGCCGGGCGCCAAGCCGGCCTATCCGACCATCCTCTCCGAGAATGGCCCGGACGGGCTGCCGATCTGGTGGTCGGCGCTTTCCGGCTTCGCGGCCGATCCGAAGGAGCCCGGCAAGCTCTACGCGGTGACCGACAGCGCCTATGCGCAGGCGCGCATCCTCACCGTCGACGCCACCAGCCTGCCGGCCAAGATCACCAAGGCGACCGTGCTGACCGTCGATGGCAAGCCGGCCAAGGGGCTCGACCTTGAGGGTATCGCGGTGCGCCCCGAGGGTGGCTTCTGGGTCGCCTCGGAAGGCAACCCGGAGAAGAAGGAGAACCCGACGCAGAACCTTCTGGTGCGGGTTGATGCCGATGGCACCGTCGCCGAGCAGATCGCGCTGCCCGAGGCGCTGGCCGCGCAGGCGACCCGCTTCGGCTTCGAGGGCGTCGCCGTCACCGGCTCGGGCGCCGACGAGACCGTGTGGCTCGCCGTGCAGCGCGAGTGGAAGGACGACCCGAAGGGCTTCGTGAAGATCCTCGCCTACAAGCCGGCCGACAAGAGCTGGACCTATGTGCGCTACCCGCTCGACAAGCCGGCCAAGGGCTGGATGGGCCTGTCCGAGCTGACGGCCTACAAGGACGGCTTCCTCGTCATCGAGCGCGACAACCAGGTCGGCCCGAACGCCAAGACCAAGAAGCTCACCTTCGTCTCGCTCAAGGGCGTGACCCCGGCCGCGCTTGGCAGTGAGGCTCAGCCGCCGGTCCTCACCAAGACCGAGGTGAAGGATCTGCTGCCGCTGCTCGCCGCCCCGCATGGCTATGTGCTCGACAAGGTCGAGAGCTTCGCCATCGACGCCGCCGGTAACGCCTTCATCGTCACCGACAATGACGGCGTCGACGGCTCGTCCGGCGAGACCGAGTTCTTCGCCATCGGCAAGCTCAACTGA
- the groL gene encoding chaperonin GroEL (60 kDa chaperone family; promotes refolding of misfolded polypeptides especially under stressful conditions; forms two stacked rings of heptamers to form a barrel-shaped 14mer; ends can be capped by GroES; misfolded proteins enter the barrel where they are refolded when GroES binds) has product MSAKEVKFAGDAREKMLRGVDILANAVKVTLGPKGRNVVIEKSFGAPRITKDGVTVAKEIELEDKFENMGAQMVREVASKSNDLAGDGTTTATVLAQAIVKEGAKSVAAGMNPMDLKRGIDLAVEAIVADLKKNAKKVTSNEEIAQVGTISANGDSEIGKYLAEAMQKVGNEGVITVEEAKTAETELDVVEGMQFDRGYLSPYFITNAEKMRVEFEDPYILIHEKKLSGLQELLPVLEAVVQTSKPLLIIAEDIEGEALATLVVNKLRGGLKVAAVKAPGFGDRRKAMLQDIAVLTGGTAISDDLGIKLDSVTLAMLGRAKKVVIEKENTTIVDGTGAKADIEARVAQIKAQIEETTSDYDREKLQERLAKLAGGVAVIRVGGATEVEVKEKKDRVDDALHATRAAVEEGILPGGGVALLRAIKALEGVVTANPDQKTGVEIVRKAIQAPARQIASNAGEDGSLIVGRILEKDSYAYGFNAQTGEYVDMFKAGVIDPAKVLRSSIQNAASVASLLITTEAMIAELPKKAGAAAPAMPGGGMGGMDF; this is encoded by the coding sequence ATGTCTGCCAAAGAAGTGAAATTTGCGGGCGACGCGCGCGAGAAGATGCTGCGCGGCGTCGACATCCTCGCCAATGCGGTGAAGGTGACCCTCGGCCCCAAGGGCCGTAACGTCGTGATCGAGAAGTCCTTCGGCGCCCCGCGCATCACCAAGGACGGCGTCACCGTCGCCAAGGAGATCGAGCTCGAGGACAAGTTCGAGAACATGGGCGCCCAGATGGTGCGCGAAGTGGCCTCGAAGTCCAACGACCTCGCCGGTGACGGCACCACCACCGCCACCGTGCTCGCCCAGGCCATCGTGAAGGAAGGCGCCAAGTCCGTCGCCGCCGGCATGAACCCGATGGATCTGAAGCGCGGCATCGACCTCGCGGTCGAGGCGATCGTCGCCGATCTCAAGAAGAACGCCAAGAAGGTCACCTCGAACGAGGAGATCGCCCAGGTCGGCACCATCTCCGCCAATGGCGATTCCGAGATCGGCAAGTACCTCGCCGAGGCCATGCAGAAGGTCGGCAACGAGGGTGTCATCACCGTCGAGGAAGCCAAGACCGCCGAGACCGAGCTCGACGTCGTCGAGGGCATGCAGTTTGACCGCGGCTACCTCTCCCCCTACTTCATCACCAACGCCGAGAAGATGCGCGTGGAGTTCGAGGATCCCTACATCCTCATCCATGAGAAGAAGCTCTCGGGCCTGCAGGAGCTCCTCCCGGTCCTCGAGGCCGTGGTGCAGACCTCCAAGCCCCTGCTGATCATCGCCGAGGACATCGAGGGCGAGGCGCTCGCCACCCTCGTCGTCAACAAGCTGCGCGGCGGCCTCAAGGTCGCGGCCGTCAAGGCTCCCGGCTTCGGTGATCGCCGCAAGGCCATGCTGCAGGACATCGCCGTCCTCACCGGCGGCACCGCCATCTCCGACGATCTCGGCATCAAGCTCGACAGCGTGACCCTCGCCATGCTCGGCCGCGCCAAGAAGGTGGTGATCGAGAAGGAGAACACCACGATCGTCGACGGCACCGGCGCCAAGGCCGACATCGAGGCCCGCGTCGCGCAGATCAAGGCGCAGATCGAGGAGACCACCTCGGACTACGACCGCGAGAAGCTGCAGGAGCGTCTGGCCAAGCTCGCCGGCGGCGTCGCGGTGATCCGCGTCGGCGGCGCGACCGAGGTCGAGGTGAAGGAGAAGAAGGACCGCGTTGACGACGCGCTGCACGCGACCCGCGCGGCCGTCGAGGAAGGCATCCTGCCGGGCGGCGGCGTGGCCCTGCTGCGCGCGATCAAGGCGCTCGAGGGCGTCGTGACCGCCAACCCGGACCAGAAGACCGGCGTCGAGATCGTCCGCAAGGCCATTCAGGCCCCGGCCCGTCAGATCGCCAGCAATGCCGGCGAGGACGGTTCGCTGATCGTCGGCCGCATCCTCGAGAAGGACAGCTACGCCTACGGCTTCAACGCCCAGACCGGCGAGTATGTCGACATGTTCAAGGCGGGCGTCATCGACCCGGCCAAGGTTCTGCGTTCCTCGATCCAGAACGCCGCCTCGGTCGCCTCGCTGCTCATCACCACCGAGGCGATGATCGCCGAGCTGCCCAAGAAGGCCGGCGCCGCGGCCCCGGCCATGCCGGGCGGCGGCATGGGCGGCATGGACTTCTGA
- the groES gene encoding co-chaperone GroES, whose protein sequence is MKFRPLHDRVVVKRVDAETKTAGGIIIPDTAKEKPSQGEVVAVGPGARDEAGKLVALDVKAGDRVLFGKWSGTEVKIDGVDYLIMKESDILGVIDDSASAKKAA, encoded by the coding sequence ATGAAGTTCCGTCCCCTGCATGACCGTGTGGTGGTCAAGCGCGTCGATGCGGAAACCAAGACCGCGGGCGGCATCATCATCCCCGACACCGCCAAGGAAAAGCCCTCGCAGGGCGAGGTGGTTGCGGTGGGCCCGGGTGCCCGCGACGAGGCCGGCAAGCTCGTTGCGCTCGATGTGAAGGCCGGCGACCGCGTGCTGTTCGGCAAGTGGTCCGGCACCGAGGTCAAGATCGACGGCGTCGACTACCTGATCATGAAGGAGTCCGACATCCTCGGCGTGATCGACGACAGCGCCTCCGCCAAGAAGGCGGCGTGA
- a CDS encoding HlyD family secretion protein — protein MPQPNHAFASRIPAGRGRLCLTVGLLVATLAGCADAGPPRYQGYAEGDLIFVGPDEAGRLTGLAVEEGNRVTQGAALFTIDAALQQAEVDAAQASLAQAQAELENLISAAQRPQEIAVLEATRRRAAATLDLSRIELERQKELFAKQVGSKAALDTAQHTYDQNQAALDEVDTQITVAGLGSREKQIAAAQRAVEAAEANLKAARTRLTRRSLAAPVAGSVETVYFRPGELVPAGRPVVSLLPPELIKLRFFVPEPDLPRFTLGAPVRVTCDGCAAPVDAKVSYIAASAEYTPPVIYSLDERAKLVFLLEARADRPGALRPGQPITVQLLP, from the coding sequence ATGCCCCAGCCCAACCACGCTTTCGCGTCACGCATCCCGGCCGGGCGCGGTCGGCTGTGCCTGACGGTCGGCCTGCTGGTGGCGACACTGGCGGGCTGCGCCGATGCGGGCCCGCCGCGCTATCAGGGCTATGCCGAGGGCGATCTGATCTTCGTCGGACCGGATGAGGCGGGCCGGTTGACCGGCCTCGCCGTGGAGGAGGGGAACCGCGTCACTCAAGGCGCGGCGCTGTTCACCATTGATGCCGCGCTCCAGCAGGCGGAGGTCGACGCGGCGCAGGCGAGCCTCGCCCAGGCGCAGGCGGAGCTGGAGAACCTGATCAGCGCCGCTCAGCGCCCGCAGGAGATCGCCGTGCTGGAGGCGACGCGGCGCCGGGCTGCGGCGACGCTCGACCTCTCGCGCATCGAGCTTGAGCGGCAAAAGGAGCTCTTTGCCAAGCAGGTCGGCTCAAAGGCGGCGCTCGATACCGCCCAGCACACCTATGACCAGAACCAGGCGGCGCTGGACGAGGTGGACACGCAGATCACCGTGGCCGGCCTCGGCTCGCGCGAGAAGCAGATCGCGGCGGCCCAGCGCGCCGTCGAGGCGGCCGAGGCCAATCTCAAGGCGGCGCGCACGCGGCTCACCCGGCGCAGCCTCGCCGCGCCCGTCGCGGGCTCGGTCGAGACGGTGTATTTCCGGCCGGGCGAGCTGGTGCCGGCGGGTCGGCCGGTGGTGTCGCTTCTGCCGCCCGAACTCATCAAGCTGCGCTTCTTCGTGCCCGAACCCGATCTGCCGCGCTTCACCCTCGGCGCGCCGGTGCGGGTGACCTGCGATGGCTGTGCGGCGCCGGTGGATGCCAAGGTGAGCTACATCGCCGCCAGCGCCGAATACACGCCGCCGGTCATCTACAGCCTCGATGAACGGGCCAAGCTTGTCTTCCTCCTGGAAGCACGCGCCGACAGGCCGGGGGCGCTGCGGCCGGGGCAGCCGATCACCGTGCAGCTCCTGCCATGA
- a CDS encoding ABC transporter ATP-binding protein: MSGEGEPSPPGYAIEVEGLSKGFGDRVVVRDLSMRVRRGQIYGFLGPNGSGKTTTIRMLCGLLTPDAGRGTCLGYDILREARTIRRHVGYMTQKFSLYADLSVRENLEFVARIYGVPDPVGAARAAVERLGLAGRDRQLAGSLSGGWKQRLALGACILPAPQLLLLDEPTAGVDPKARREFWAQIHELAAEGLTVLVSTHYMDEAERCHEIAYIAYGELLAQGPVAEVVARSGLSTWTVTGGDPAALARELSGLPGIEMVAPFGASVHVGGHDAAALEAAIAPYRDRPGLDWRQDAPTLEDVFIDLMNRSRDNFR, translated from the coding sequence ATGAGCGGCGAGGGGGAACCATCGCCGCCGGGCTACGCCATCGAGGTGGAAGGCCTCTCCAAGGGGTTTGGCGATCGTGTGGTGGTGCGCGATCTCTCGATGCGGGTGCGGCGCGGCCAGATCTACGGCTTTCTGGGGCCGAATGGTTCGGGAAAGACGACCACGATCCGCATGCTCTGCGGGCTGCTGACGCCGGATGCCGGGCGGGGGACGTGCCTGGGCTACGACATTCTGCGCGAGGCGCGCACCATCCGCCGCCATGTCGGCTATATGACGCAGAAATTCAGTCTCTATGCCGATCTGTCGGTGCGCGAGAATCTTGAATTCGTCGCCCGCATCTATGGCGTGCCGGACCCGGTGGGGGCCGCGCGGGCCGCCGTCGAGCGGCTGGGCCTTGCCGGACGCGACCGGCAGCTTGCCGGGTCGCTTTCCGGCGGCTGGAAGCAGCGCCTGGCGCTCGGCGCCTGCATCCTGCCCGCGCCGCAACTCCTTCTGCTCGACGAGCCGACCGCCGGTGTCGATCCCAAGGCGCGGCGCGAGTTCTGGGCGCAAATCCATGAGCTGGCGGCGGAAGGGCTGACCGTGCTGGTCTCGACCCATTACATGGACGAGGCCGAACGCTGCCATGAGATCGCGTATATCGCCTATGGCGAATTGCTGGCGCAGGGGCCGGTAGCCGAGGTGGTCGCCCGCTCGGGCCTTTCCACCTGGACCGTGACGGGCGGCGACCCGGCGGCGCTGGCGCGGGAGCTTTCCGGCTTGCCGGGCATCGAGATGGTCGCGCCTTTCGGGGCCAGCGTGCATGTCGGCGGGCATGACGCGGCGGCGCTGGAGGCGGCCATCGCGCCCTATCGCGACCGGCCGGGGCTCGACTGGCGGCAGGACGCCCCGACCCTGGAGGACGTCTTCATCGACCTGATGAACCGCTCGCGGGATAATTTCCGATGA